In one Tepidisphaeraceae bacterium genomic region, the following are encoded:
- a CDS encoding site-specific integrase, which produces MFAQPHPPLPSAVPPGSDVASGTPATHRAFRNDDAIPVRRSAEGRVRARATSASVPAYRVHRAKNLGYVRLAGRMVYLGRANSPVSHERYRCTLGEWLATGQLPQSSRASAAGDVFTVASLAAAYLRWARTYYVDAATGRASAGLGPLEAGAKALCALYGQTAAAAFGPLALRAVRAALVADDLCRNVVNQRVACVKRAFRWAVSEQLVAPSVLTALAAVEPLRRGRSGARETAPVRPVPDAHVEAVLPYLPPTLRAMVRLQRLTGMRSGELCALRTADVDRGGGAAAAVWLYAPATHKTAYRGQRRVVCIGPRGRAVLGPFLRPHDPQAWVFSPAQAMAERRLSDKSASDGECGHPKTCPTRRAGSPAGSGRYNSRSYHRALRYAMRAATVAGTLAVAQYWHPHQLRHLHATAIRREKGLEAARVLLGHRTVDQTLDYAEADVATARAIAAELG; this is translated from the coding sequence ATGTTCGCCCAGCCGCACCCACCTTTGCCGTCCGCCGTCCCCCCGGGTTCCGATGTGGCGAGCGGTACTCCCGCGACCCACCGGGCGTTCCGAAACGACGATGCGATACCGGTCCGCCGATCGGCAGAGGGGCGCGTTCGAGCACGTGCCACCTCGGCATCTGTCCCGGCCTACCGCGTGCACCGGGCGAAGAACCTCGGGTACGTGCGGCTGGCGGGGCGCATGGTCTATCTCGGGCGAGCCAACTCGCCCGTGAGCCACGAGCGATATCGCTGCACGCTCGGCGAGTGGCTCGCCACCGGCCAACTGCCCCAGTCATCACGGGCTTCTGCCGCAGGGGATGTGTTCACGGTGGCGTCGCTTGCGGCGGCGTACCTGCGGTGGGCCCGCACGTACTACGTCGACGCGGCGACGGGGCGGGCGAGCGCGGGGCTGGGACCGCTGGAGGCCGGTGCGAAGGCGCTGTGCGCGCTATACGGGCAGACGGCGGCGGCGGCGTTCGGCCCGCTTGCCCTACGCGCGGTGCGTGCTGCGCTGGTTGCCGACGACCTGTGCCGCAACGTCGTGAACCAGCGGGTCGCCTGCGTTAAGCGGGCTTTCCGCTGGGCGGTGTCGGAGCAGCTCGTCGCGCCGAGCGTGCTGACGGCCCTGGCGGCGGTCGAGCCGCTGCGGCGCGGCCGCTCGGGCGCGCGGGAGACGGCGCCGGTGAGGCCGGTCCCCGACGCACACGTCGAGGCGGTCCTGCCGTACCTGCCGCCGACGCTGCGGGCGATGGTCCGGCTGCAGCGGCTGACCGGGATGCGGTCGGGCGAGTTGTGCGCCCTGCGAACGGCCGACGTCGATCGCGGCGGCGGAGCTGCGGCGGCGGTGTGGCTTTACGCCCCTGCGACGCACAAGACGGCGTACCGCGGGCAACGCCGCGTCGTGTGTATCGGCCCGCGGGGCCGGGCTGTCCTCGGCCCGTTCCTGCGGCCCCACGACCCGCAGGCGTGGGTGTTCTCACCAGCACAAGCGATGGCCGAGCGGCGGCTGAGCGACAAGTCTGCGAGCGATGGCGAGTGCGGGCATCCGAAGACCTGCCCAACCCGTCGGGCCGGGTCGCCAGCGGGCAGCGGTCGCTATAACTCGCGGAGCTATCATCGGGCGCTGCGTTACGCGATGCGAGCAGCAACTGTGGCGGGCACGCTCGCCGTCGCGCAGTACTGGCACCCGCACCAACTGCGGCACCTACACGCGACGGCGATCCGCCGGGAAAAGGGGCTGGAGGCGGCGCGGGTCCTGCTGGGCCACCGGACGGTCGACCAGACGCTGGACTACGCCGAGGCGGACGTGGCTACGGCGCGGGCCATCGCGGCCGAACTTGGATGA